The genome window ATACCCACTCGCGCAAAAGCCCCCTTCGGCCAAACTTTATAACGACAAAGTTCCCGTGTCAACGATATTTTATCTTATGCCGCAAGAAAATAGTTGGTTAGTCTGGAGGCCTTGAAGTAAATGGTTTTAAAAGGCTTAATCGTGGCTGTCCTTCTTCAGCAGGCCGTAAGCAAAGCTGTCCGCAAGCGCCTGCCAGCTCGCCTCGATGATGTTCGGGGATACCCCTACGGTGACCCAGGACCTTTGCCCGTCGGCCGTTTCGATAAGCACGCGGACCAGTGCGCCCGTGCCGGCTGTTTCATTCAGTACGCGCACCTTATAGTCGGTAAGCCGCATTTTTTTTATGGAGGGATAAAACTGTTCCAGGGCCTTGCGAAGCGCGTTGTCGAGTGCGTTGACGGGACCGTTGCCCTCGGCGGCGGTGTGGACCATCTTGTCTCCCACCTGGAGCTTGATCGTGGCTTCGGAATGAACGGTGCCGCCTTCCTTCAGCTCGTTAAGGATACGAAGGGTTTCTAATATGAAGGGCTTCTGGTAGTTGTTCGAAGCCTTCATGAGCAAAAGCTCGAAGGAACCTTCGGCGCTCTCAAACTGAAACCCCTGGTGTTCGAGCTCCTTCAACTGATCCAGGACCTGGCGGGCCGATTCCCCCTGTGTCGGCAGGTCATGGTTCAATTCGCGGAGTTTGTGAAGCATGTTCGACAGACCGGATAGTTCCGAGACAAGAACCCGGCGGCGGTTGCCCACCGCTTCCGGGTTAATGTGCTCGTAAGTTAGCGGGTCTTTCATCAGCGCGTTGACGTGCAGACCGGCTTTACTGGCGAAGGCGCTCATCCCGACATAAGGCTGCTGCGGGTTCGGGTGAATGTTGGCGACCTCGCTGACGTAACGGGACAGCTCCACCATACGCCGCACCCTTTCCGCCGGAATGGTTATCATACCGCACTTCAATGAAAGATTGGGAACCACCACGCAGAGGTCGGCGTTGCCGCAGCGTTCGCCGTATCCGTTAACCGTTCCCTGCACCTGTCCCGCGCCGGCCTGGACGGCCGCAAGGGTATTGGCCACCGCCATGCCGGTGTCGTTATGGGCGTGTATCCCCACCGGGAGGTCGAAACTCCCGCAGACCAACTCCACCACCGGACCGATCTCCCAGGAAAGCATGCCGCCGTTGGTGTCGCAGAGTACCAGACCCGCCGCGCCGCCGGCGGCGGCCGCCTCAAGCGTGGCGAGGGCATACTCCCGGTTTGCTTTATAACCGTCGAAGAAATGCTCGGCGTCGTAAATCACCGTCAGCCCTTGGTCCCGGAGGTAAGCGATCGACTCCCGGATCATCGCCAGGTTTTCCTCAAGGGTGGTACCGAGCGCCCGGGTTACGTGAAAATCCCAGCTCTTCCCGACGAGTGTGGCTATTGTGGCCCCGGATTTTAGGATTACCGACAGGTTTTCATCATCCGCCGGACGGACGTTCTTCTTCCTGGTGGAGCCGAACGCCGTAACCCGGGCGTTTTCAAGCCTTAGCTCGCGGACACGGGCGAAATACTCCATGTCCTTGGGGTTGGAGCCTGGGTAGCCCCCTTCGACGTAATGGAAGCCCATCCGGTCGAGCTTTTGGGTGATTTTTAATTTATCCTCGACGGAAAAGGATATCCCTTCCGTCTGCGCTCCGTCACGCAGCGTGGTATCATAAACCTCTACCGCACGCATCTTGTCACTCCTGCCTCCGGCTGACTATTTACCGGCTTCCGCCCTGCCGATAACGTAAGGTATGAGCCCTCCCGCCGTAACAATCGCCTGCATAAACGGCGGAATCGGCCGGGCCTGGTACTCCTGCCCGGTGCCGACCACGGTGATCCTGCCTGTGTCGAGATCGACCCGCACCCGGCTTCCCGTCGGTACCGATTCGGCTTCAGCGCATTCGAGAATGGGAAGCCCGATGTTGAAAGCGTTCCGGTAAAATATCCGTGCAAAGCTTCGGGCCACCACGCAGGCCACACCGGCGGCCTTGATGGCCACAGGCGCGTGCTCCCGCGAGGAACCGCACCCGAAATTGGCCCCGGCCACTATCACGTCGCCTGATTGAACGCGTCCGGCGAATGTGGGATCGGCGTCTTCCATACAGTGGAGCGCCAGTTCCGCCGGGTCGCTGGTGTTAAGGTAACGCGCCGGGATGATAAGGTCCGTGTCGACGTTATCGCCGAATTTAAAGACGTTTCCTTCAGTCATTTAGCTCACCTCTTCCGGGCCTGCAATCCGTCCCGCAATAGCGGATGCCGCAGCCACAGCGGGGTTGGCGAGATAGACCTCGCTTTCCGGATGCCCCATGCGTCCCACAAAATTACGGTTAGTCGTGGAGACCGCGCGCTCGCCTTTGGCCAGGATCCCCATATGCCCGCCGAGACACGGCCCGCACGTCGGCGTGGAAAAGACGGCTCCGGCAACGATAAAGGTTTC of Bacillota bacterium contains these proteins:
- the cimA gene encoding citramalate synthase, yielding MRAVEVYDTTLRDGAQTEGISFSVEDKLKITQKLDRMGFHYVEGGYPGSNPKDMEYFARVRELRLENARVTAFGSTRKKNVRPADDENLSVILKSGATIATLVGKSWDFHVTRALGTTLEENLAMIRESIAYLRDQGLTVIYDAEHFFDGYKANREYALATLEAAAAGGAAGLVLCDTNGGMLSWEIGPVVELVCGSFDLPVGIHAHNDTGMAVANTLAAVQAGAGQVQGTVNGYGERCGNADLCVVVPNLSLKCGMITIPAERVRRMVELSRYVSEVANIHPNPQQPYVGMSAFASKAGLHVNALMKDPLTYEHINPEAVGNRRRVLVSELSGLSNMLHKLRELNHDLPTQGESARQVLDQLKELEHQGFQFESAEGSFELLLMKASNNYQKPFILETLRILNELKEGGTVHSEATIKLQVGDKMVHTAAEGNGPVNALDNALRKALEQFYPSIKKMRLTDYKVRVLNETAGTGALVRVLIETADGQRSWVTVGVSPNIIEASWQALADSFAYGLLKKDSHD
- a CDS encoding 3-isopropylmalate dehydratase small subunit translates to MTEGNVFKFGDNVDTDLIIPARYLNTSDPAELALHCMEDADPTFAGRVQSGDVIVAGANFGCGSSREHAPVAIKAAGVACVVARSFARIFYRNAFNIGLPILECAEAESVPTGSRVRVDLDTGRITVVGTGQEYQARPIPPFMQAIVTAGGLIPYVIGRAEAGK